A window of the Lolium perenne isolate Kyuss_39 chromosome 7, Kyuss_2.0, whole genome shotgun sequence genome harbors these coding sequences:
- the LOC127314071 gene encoding peroxidase 2, with protein MSNGRLLHCLLVVSLLSGVAHAQLSKNFYEASCPSLETTVRAEMKHAVGKERRIGASLLRLFFHDCFVQGCDGSILLDDGGEKSADPNVNSLRGFDAIDTIKASVEAKCPGVVSCADILALTARDGTFLLGGPYWDVLLGRRDSMTANRSLANTDLPLASASLATLITKFDRQGLSPKDMTVLSGAHTIGMAQCPSFRDRIYNDSNIDASFANQLRKTCPKCGKGSSLASIDTKTPMAFDAAYFQDLIDRRGLFHSDQELFNGGSQDALVRHYTNNPAIFRHDFAKAMIKMGNIKPLTGTAGQIRKNCRIVNRLIN; from the exons ATGTCTAATGGTAGGTTACTGCACTGCCTGCTCGTCGTCTCTCTCCTCTCCGGTGTTGCCCACGCGCAGCTCTCGAAGAATTTCTACGAAGCCTCCTGCCCCAGCCTGGAGACTACCGTGCGGGCGGAGATGAAACATGCCGTCGGCAAGGAACGTCGGATCGGCGCTTCGCTTCTGAGGCTCTTCTTCCACGACTGCTTTGTCCAG GGCTGCGACGGCTCGATTCTTCTCGACGATGGAGGTGAGAAGTCCGCCGACCCGAACGTGAATTCCCTTCGTGGCTTCGATGCCATCGACACCATCAAGGCAAGCGTGGAGGCCAAGTGCCCCGGCGTCGTCTCGTGCGCCGACATTCTCGCGCTTACAGCGCGCGACGGGACATTTCTG CTTGGCGGGCCATACTGGGACGTGCTGCTCGGGCGGCGCGACTCGATGACGGCGAACAGGTCCCTCGCCAACACCGACCTCCCACTAGCGAGCGCCAGCCTCGCTACGCTCATCACCAAGTTCGACAGACAGGGGCTCTCGCCCAAAGACATGACGGTGCTGTCTGGCGCCCACACGATCGGCATGGCCCAGTGCCCCAGCTTCCGCGACCGCATCTACAACGACTCCAACATCGATGCATCCTTCGCGAATCAGCTTCGGAAGACGTGCCCGAAGTGCGGGAAAGGCAGCAGCCTGGCATCCATAGACACCAAGACTCCAATGGCATTCGACGCCGCCTACTTCCAGGACCTGATTGACCGGCGCGGACTGTTCCACTCTGATCAGGAGCTCTTCAACGGGGGGTCGCAAGACGCGCTGGTGCGACATTACACTAACAACCCAGCAATATTCCGACATGATTTCGCAAAGGCAATGATTAAAATGGGCAACATAAAGCCCCTCACCGGCACCGCCGGCCAGATCAGGAAAAACTGCAGAATCGTCAACCGCTTGATAAACTAG
- the LOC127315533 gene encoding peroxidase P7-like: protein MAFEGNNCTAISNVRRLPPCLSIGHPRATIPCFKSPEISGQIPQIKTARNETRAAKWLTAFALPNLRPTHRRHWKASAPPPESSAAAAAVRQKQNTVPRRKWGCDGSILLDAAGGEKSAGPNANSLRGFDVIDTIKARVEAKCPGVVSCADILALAARDGTNFWYLLLRGPTWEVPLGRRDSTTASQSLANANLPSSGSSLSTLISTFASKGLSATDMTALSGAHTIGLARCSTFRDHVYNDANINSSFAARRRKTCQRSGGDSHLAPMDVHSSRVFDNSYYQNLMARRGLFHSDQELFNGGSQDALVRQYSANPALFRKDFVTAMIKMGNINPLTGTAGQIRKNCRVVNR, encoded by the exons ATGGCCTTCGAAGGAAACAATTGCACTGCAATTTCGAACGTGCGCCGACTGCCCCCCTGTTTGTCAATCGGACA CCCACGCGCAACGATCCCCTGTTTCAAATCGCCGGAAATCAGCGGACAGATCCCTCAAATTAAGACGGCGAGGAACGAGACTAGGGCTGCAAAATGGCTCACCGCATTCGCACTGCCAAATCTCCGCCCGACGCACCGCCGCCACTGGAAAGCTTCAGCGCCACCACCTGaaagctccgccgccgccgccgccgtccgacAAAAACAGAAcacggtgcctcgtcgaaaatgg GGCTGCGACGGCTCGATTCTTCTGGACGCCGCCGGAGGCGAGAAGTCCGCTGGCCCGAACGCCAACTCCTTGCGTGGCTTCGACGTCATCGACACCATCAAGGCGCGCGTGGAGGCCAAGTGCCCCGGCGTCGTCTCCTGCGCCGACATCCTCGCCCTTGCCGCGCGCGACGGAACAAATTTCTGGTACCTACTT CTCCGCGGACCGACTTGGGAAGTGCCGCTGGGCCGGCGCGACTCGACGACGGCGAGCCAATCCCTCGCCAACGCCAACCTCCCCAGCTCCGGCTCAAGCCTCTCCACGCTCATCTCCACGTTCGCCAGCAAAGGGCTCTCAGCGACCGACATGACGGCGCTGTCCGGCGCGCATACCATCGGCCTGGCCCGGTGTTCAACCTTCCGCGACCACGTCTACAACGACGCCAACATCAACTCCTCATTCGCTGCGCGGCGGCGCAAGACATGTCAGCGATCCGGCGGCGACAGCCACCTGGCCCCCATGGACGTGCACAGCTCGAGGGTGTTTGACAACTCCTACTACCAGAACCTCATGGCACGCCGCGGCCTGTTCCACTCCGACCAGGAGCTCTTCAACGGAGGGTCGCAAGACGCGCTGGTGCGGCAGTACAGCGCCAACCCTGCGCTCTTCCGGAAAGATTTCGTgacggccatgataaaaatggggAACATAAACCCGCTCACCGGCACCGCCGGACAGATCAGGAAGAACTGCAGAGTTGTTAACAGATAG